AGGAACCGGCCGTAGATCTCCGCGTGCCGGGCCTCGTCCATGGTCTGGGTCGCCGAGTAGAACTTCGCGTCGAGGTCGGGCACGGACTCGACGATCCGCGCGGCGCACACCATCGCGCCCTGTTCGCCGTGCAGGAACTGGCTGAACTGCCAGGAGGCGAGGTGCTTGCGGAGCTCGCCCTTGTCCTTCTCGGTGAACTTCGCCCAGTACGTGGTGCCGTAGAGGGAGATGGACTCGTCAGGGGTGCCGAGGGGGTCGTGGGGGTCGACCTCCAGGTCCCAGTCGATGCGCTTCTGCCCGTCCCACTGTTTGTCCTTGCCCTTCTGGTAGAGGGCCAGGAGGCGGTCGCGGCCGTTGTCGTACTCCCAGCTGAAGCGGGCCGCGCCCGTCGCCGGTACCTGCCAGTGGGGGTCCCCGGGGTCCGTGGTGTACAGGTCGAAAGTCGGCATGTTCCGCAGGCTGCCCCTTCGTAGACGCGGGGTCAACAAGTCGTGCGCGGGGGATTGACGAGCTTGCTGACAGGCAGTCTCATAAGGGCCATGACGAGTCTGACAGAAGTCGACGCGCTCGCAGGGCTGCGTGACGCGCTCGGTCTGCTCAAGGACCGGGAGCAGGTGGCCGAGCGGCTGCTCGACTCTTCCGCGAAGCACTCCTTCGACCCGGACGAGGAACTGGACTGGGACGCGTCCTTCGAGGAGGGCAAGTGGTTCTGGCCGCCGGAACTGGTCTCGCTCTACGACACCCCGATGTGGAAGCGGATGAGCGAGGAGCAGCGCATCCTGCTCTCCCAGCACGAGGCCGCGGCGCTGGCCTCGCTCGGGATCTGGTTCGAGATCATCCTCATGCAGCTGCTGTGCCGTCACATCTACGACAAGGCGGCCACGAGTGCGCATGTGCGGTACGCGCTCACCGAGATCGAGGACGAGTGCCGGCACTCGAAGATGTTCGCGCGGCTGATCACGCGGGGCGGAACGCCCTGGTATCCGGTGAGCCGGGCCCATCAGCAGCTGGGGCGGCTGTTCAAGACGATCTCCACGACACCGGGGTCCTTCACCGCCACGCTGCTCGGCGAGGAGGTCCTCGACTGGATGCAGCGGCTGACCTTCCCCGACGAGCGGGTGCAGCCGCTGGTCCGGGGCGTGACGCGGATCCATGTGGTGGAGGAGGCCCGGCATGTGCGGTACGCCCGCGAGGAGCTGCGGCGCCAGATGCTGACCGCGCCGCGGTGGTCGCAGGAGTTCACCCGGGTCACCTCGGGTGAGTTCGCCCGGGTGTTCTCGGTGGCCTTCGTGAACCCCGAGGTCTACACGAACGTGGGCCTCGACCGGCGGGAGGCGCTGGCCCAGGTGAAGGCGAGCGGGCACCGCAAGGAGGTCATGCAGACCGGCGCGAAGCGGCTGACCGACTTCCTGGACGACATCGGCGTGCTGCGGGGCGTCGGGCGGCGGCTGTGGCGGTCGTCGGGGCTGCTGGCCTGAGCCGTCGGGTGGGCGACGGCGGGGCCGCTCAGCGGTGGCCGTCGTCCTCCCGCTCCGGGGCCTGGAGGAGCGTCAGGTCGCGTCGGTACCAGGTGCCGTGCTTGCCGCCGAGGTCGGCCGGACCGGCCGGGCCCGTCGGGAGGAACCCGGCTCTGGTCAGGACCTTCCGGGACGCGGGGTTCTGGTGGGCGACGGCCGCCCGCAGGGTGTGCAGGCCGTACCGGTCGGGTGCCAGCCGGCACAGGTCCCGTACGGTCGCCGTCGCCACACCGCGGCCTGCCACGTGCTGCGCGACCCGGTAGCCGAGGACGGCCGTGCCGTCCTCGAGGTCGAGCAGGTTGAACCTGCCGAGGACCGAGCCGTCCTCGGCGACGAGCACGTGGAAGGCGCAGACACCGGCCTCCTGCTCGGCCAGCAGGGCGTCGAACCGGTCGGTGAAGTGGTCGAAGAAGGCGTCACCGCGGTCGGAGACCGAGGCCGCGAAGTACGCGCGATTCGCCAGCTCGAACGCCAGGACCGCCGGGGCGTGATGGGCATGCAGCCGCTTGAGCTCGGGCACCGCCCGAACCTACTCGGGCGGTCCCGCCCGGGGCCACCGGGTTTCCGGCGCGGGCGCGACCAGCCACGACGCACCCGCGGACGCCCGACTACGCTGCCTCCATGACCCCTGCCGCGCCCGCCTACCGCCGTCTGAGTGTCGAGGAGCGACGCAGCCAGCTGCTGGAGGCCGCCCTCGGCCTCTTCGCGCACCGCGCCCCCGAGGACGTGTCCCTGGACGACGTGGCGGAAGCGGCCGGAGTCTCCCGTCCCCTCGTCTACCGGTACTTCCCCGGCGGCAAGCAGCAGCTCTACGAGGCCGCGCTGAGGTCTGCCGCCGACGAGCTGGAGCAGTGCTTCGACGAGCCCCGGGAGGGGCCCCTCCTCGTCCGCCTGTCCCGGGCCCTCGACCGCTACGTCGCCTTCGTCGACGAGCACGACGCCGGTTTCAGCGCCCTGCTCCAGGGCGGCAGTGTCGTCGAGACGTCCCGGACCACGGCCATCGTCGACGGTGTACGACGGGCCGCCGCCGAGAACATCCTCGGCCACCTCGGCGTCCCCGAGCCCGGCCTCAGGCTCCGTATGACCGTCCGGATGTGGATCACCGCGGTGGAGGCGGCCTCGCTGATCTGGCTCGACGAGGGCAAGCAGCCCCCCGTGGCGGAGCTGCGCGACTGGCTGGTCGAGCAGTTCGTCGCCGTGCTCTCGGTGACCGCGAACCGTGACCCGCAGACCGCGGCGCTGGTCACGGCCCTCGCGGCGGATGGCTGAGACTGGTGCCGTGAAGAGCGAAGACACCCCCTTCGAGGGCGGCCCCATGGACGGCCGGGTGCTGCCCGTGCTGCTGGGACCGACGGGTCACCCGCCGAAGACGTACCGCATCCCGGTCCCCGACGCGGCCGGCGGCCCGCCCACCGTGCTGGTGTACCGCCGGGTGCCGAGGGGGCACACCAGGCTGGGGATCCAGAAGGGGTGGAAGTACGAGTACGCCCCCGAGGGGGAGGCGGACGGCCGGCTGAAGTGGCCGTGGTCCAAGCCCGGCAGGCCGGCTGACACCGACGGGTGACCAGGTTGCGCCGAACCGCCCACCCGGCGCGCGGGAGGCCGGGCACCGCCTGATGCTCGCCGTGCGGAACAGAGGGGCTGCTCCGCACGGGAGGTGATGGCGTGTCA
Above is a window of Streptomyces griseorubiginosus DNA encoding:
- a CDS encoding GNAT family N-acetyltransferase encodes the protein MPELKRLHAHHAPAVLAFELANRAYFAASVSDRGDAFFDHFTDRFDALLAEQEAGVCAFHVLVAEDGSVLGRFNLLDLEDGTAVLGYRVAQHVAGRGVATATVRDLCRLAPDRYGLHTLRAAVAHQNPASRKVLTRAGFLPTGPAGPADLGGKHGTWYRRDLTLLQAPEREDDGHR
- a CDS encoding TetR/AcrR family transcriptional regulator encodes the protein MTPAAPAYRRLSVEERRSQLLEAALGLFAHRAPEDVSLDDVAEAAGVSRPLVYRYFPGGKQQLYEAALRSAADELEQCFDEPREGPLLVRLSRALDRYVAFVDEHDAGFSALLQGGSVVETSRTTAIVDGVRRAAAENILGHLGVPEPGLRLRMTVRMWITAVEAASLIWLDEGKQPPVAELRDWLVEQFVAVLSVTANRDPQTAALVTALAADG
- a CDS encoding diiron oxygenase; translated protein: MTSLTEVDALAGLRDALGLLKDREQVAERLLDSSAKHSFDPDEELDWDASFEEGKWFWPPELVSLYDTPMWKRMSEEQRILLSQHEAAALASLGIWFEIILMQLLCRHIYDKAATSAHVRYALTEIEDECRHSKMFARLITRGGTPWYPVSRAHQQLGRLFKTISTTPGSFTATLLGEEVLDWMQRLTFPDERVQPLVRGVTRIHVVEEARHVRYAREELRRQMLTAPRWSQEFTRVTSGEFARVFSVAFVNPEVYTNVGLDRREALAQVKASGHRKEVMQTGAKRLTDFLDDIGVLRGVGRRLWRSSGLLA